The sequence below is a genomic window from Phyllostomus discolor isolate MPI-MPIP mPhyDis1 chromosome 11, mPhyDis1.pri.v3, whole genome shotgun sequence.
AAACAACTCAGgtgcagtattttttttaaatcctcacctgaggatatgtttttattgatcttagagagtgaaagagagagagagagagaaagattgatcagttgcctcctgtatgagtagacaccccaaccggggatcgagctcacaacctagatatgtgcccacaccgggaatcgaacctgcaaccttttgttgtatgggatgatgctccaaccaactgagccacccagccagggcaactcagGTGCAATATTAATGAAAAAGGAACGTAAAAGTACAATGAACAGCAAAGACCTCAAATGCTACCGTTTGGTATCAGGGAAGCTATTCAGCCATTTCATTTACAGGTCTCATTTCCGTGTATGATGAAGAAGGTGATGGTTTATCACTATTTGTCACTCTGTGTCATAGTTGTTATAGGAAAGAATCCATGCCAATGGGAGCTGCTTAATACTGTTttgatcaattaaaaaaatacattttaatatactaaAATCCCAAAGTGCTATTTTTCCCCCTACCACATTCTTGACCTTgtttagtggttctcaaacttgagtgggCATCCGACCCACCTGGAGGATTGGTTAAAATCCAGATTGCTGagcctcactgcccaccccccgcccctcgTTTCCACTTGAGGAGGTCTGGGTGGGCCCATGAATTTGCATTTATAATAAGTTACCAGTTGGTGTCGATGTCGCTGGTCGGAGAACGCTTGTTTCCTAAGTGGAAGGTAAATCAGTATTTCATCCTCACGCAGTACATTAGGGGGTAGACAGTTTGGGGAACTTGCTTTGTGTGGGGTCTTTGCCCATCTCTGCTATAGTAATACACCAATACagtctcttttttgtttgtttaaatctgGGCCAGTGGACAAAGTGATGCAGATGGTTACAACATGGAACCTCTGGTTGCTCTTTAAGGATATACTGTTGTTAATGGCACACCGGCTCTCCAAATCAGAGTGTGTCTAGGCTGATGTTAAAACTAGTCTATGTCTCTAATTATAAGGCTGCATCAGCTGAAGTGCACAAAAAATAGCCACAGCTGAAAAATCGCTACATGCTGTCTCTTAGAGTTTGGTAAACCTAAGTGGGGTCAGAGTGCGGGGCTGTAAAACTGTCTGGCACTGAAGTACTGTATAAACCCTGCTGTTCGTCGGGAAGTGGTCTGCTTTCCGATGAAGCATTCCGTTTGCACTGACTTAAAATCTCCTTCTAGTCTTCCTCTGAGACACAGAATTCCCGGAAGGAGGCTGTTCTGTTAGCCAAAATGAAACACCCCAACGTCGTGGCCTTTGAAGAATCATTTGAAGGTAAAGAGgaaccccccgccccgcccataCGTGCGTGTTGGCACTTGGTTTAGGGCCCCTACAGTTTCCTAAGGAGCCCCCCCGTGTTTCCTAGCTGAAGGACACCTCTACATCGTGATGGAGTATTGTGATGGAGGGGACCTCCTGCAGAAGATTAAGCATCAGAAGGGAAGGCTGTTTCCTGAGGATACGGTAAGAGGCTGGCTGACACGGTTTTCCCTCAAGATTGGGAAGCGGTGTGTGTCTCGTGAGACCCGTGTAAGTTAGCATGGCAGCGTTGACGTCTGAGGACTTGACCCGCCGGGGAGAAAGGCCTCGTTTCTGTGTCCGTGGTTCCTGCCGTCAGTCGGATGTGGCTGCCGGAGGGGTGTTCAGGACATAAAGTAGGTAAAAGTTTACCAAGTATCGAGGAGTAAAAAGTCCATGTTTAGAAGACTTTAAAAGTTGTATTACTCCTATTTTGTgctagatatttaaattttttatttttgttgtatttcaagtttatttttttaaagattttatttattgccctggctggcatagctcagtggattgagcgtgggctgcaaaccaaagcatcacaggttcgattcccagtcagggtacatgtctgggttgcaggccatggcccccagcaaccgcacatggatgtttctctctctctctctctctctgtctccctcccttccctctctaaaaataaataaataaataaatcttttaaaaaatatttatttctgttcagaaagaggagaagggagggagagagagtggggtggggagagagaaacagcaatctgttgcctcttgcacacccccagtcTGGGACTggcccagcccaggcatgtgccctgactgggaatcgaactcataACTTTCCGGTTTGGGGGACAacgcccagtccactgagccacaccagtcagggctcaggtgTATTTAAAGTTTAGAGGCagatgaatttgttttttatttccagatCACGAAAAAAAGGAAGCCCACATTTGTGTTCCTTGGGAGTGTCTACTCTCCGTCTTCTCCTCTCCAAGTTGACGCGTTTCCTTGAGCCTGGGGCCACTGCCTTTTTAATGGCAGATGGCACGCTAGTATTATTCGAATGAACTGCCGAAGGAAACGAAATACACAGCTTTAATGGGGTTTAGCTTGTTTAGGATGTAAAACTGTATtggtatacatattttttatttagatgtttttttaaaataggggtTCCGTAGCAGGAGGTCAGCATAGGCTTCAACTAGATGAGCCTCccgagcaaaaagggaaaaaatcagtcTCACATTGAGTTGTAGGTGCCTGGAAATTCTGGGGATTTGTGAGCAGAACACGGACCTCAAAGGACTGTGCACAGTTGTGATTAAATCATTTAATGGTAACAGAAGAATATTctgaaaaaggaagtgaaaatctGATGTGATGAAAAAATTGCTCTATAAAATTGTAACAAATTCATTTTTCTAAGTGGTAAACTACCTTTGTGTGTTTAAGAAATACTTTGATTTGGTTGCATACGAGAAATATATAGTGGgagttttttattaaaataaattgctgTTTGGATCAtacattaaatgataaaatgatgAAACGTGGATTTCACAGCTTCTCTGACTTTCTGCAGGTGACACTGAATCTCAGTAGAACTATGTCATTTTTAGGAGTTCTGGGTTTACATTATGTCAAACCCAAGTCAGATAAGGCCTCCAGATGATTCTTTGGAATTTAAGGTTAACATGAACCGGTGTTTGCATTCTTGTGGATTTGCATCTGTTTTTGGTTAAACAGATCCTTAATTGGTTCACACAAATGTGCCTCGGAGTCAACCACATTCACAAGAAGCGTGTGTTGCACAGAGACATCAAGTCCAAGGTCAGTGGAATACATTGGGACTGAAAAgaaaaaaccaccccaaaactaTATTATTTAGTCTTTTTTCTGATAGTCTATCGATATTTCCTTTCGGGACACTTTTATTTAGCGTAGCAATATTTCTCAACCTACTGCTCACACTAGCCAAACGAGGTACTGCTACCTGAGAAAAAGTCATTCCTTCTCAGCAGTGTTACGGTATGTGTTTCCAGCTCACTCAGCGACCGTTCACCAAGTCCGAATGTTCTAGAAGGAAAATGGCTGAGGTCTGGCCTGCCCCCTGGAGTCAGGATGCTGACACAGGTCCCCGGTCGGTGGATCAGGGTCCGCTCATACCGTCTGCGGCTTggtttcctgatttctttttttttttttaagaaagtattttttaaaggttttatttatttatttatttttttagagagggaagggagggagaaagagagagagagacatcaatgtgaggttgctgggggccgtggcctgcaccccaggcatgtgccctgactgggaatcgaacctgcgacactttggttcgcagcccgagctcaatccactgagctacgccagccagggcagttgccTGATTTCTGATCAGTCACCCGGAATTCCCACGCTGGGGCGTGTGCGGCTGGCGAGAGGCTGCCTCGTCCTTTTGTTGCACTTGGGGACTCAGCCCTGAGCGTTACCAGCACCTCTGCCCTTAGTCTGCACCGGCAGACGGCTTCTCTGGAGACCTCTGCCTCCGGCTCGGCTGGGACGTGAGAGGACGTCCTCTGAGCTCTTCTCTTTTCAACGCAGAATATCTTCCTCACCCAAAATGGAAAAGTGAAACTGGGGGACTTTGGATCCGCCCGTCTCCTGTCCAGGTGCGTACCTCTATTCCGCAGTAGTGGCAGCGGCCCCAGCACCCCTTGCCAGGCACGTCCTGGGCtcattctctgcctctctgtgcttGTAGTCCCATGGCGTTTGCTTGCTCCTACGTGGGAACGCCTTACTACGTGCCCCCGGAGGTCTGGGAAAACATGCCTTACAACAACAAGAGGTGGGTGCTGTGCCGATTTGGTGCAGGGGTGACGGTTGGGTGACAGGCACTGCAGCCTACACGTGAagtctggttttaaaaaaaaagtacctgaAAGCAGTGTCAAACCTGAATTCCCGGGCTTCTGGGTGCAATCCTCGTGTCCCGCCTGCGGGAACCGGAGTGGAGAGGAGCTAACTGGGAATGGCGAAGAAAAGGCTACTCGTTTCTAGGGTCAGTGGGAAGTGCATCGCTGGTTCTTACACTTTGCCGATTCCACTTTGAAAAACCCCAGAGTGTAGGCTGCAGCCAAACCATCGAATCGGAATGTCGGGGTGGGAAGCAGGCATCAGTGATTGTCCAGCTTCCAGTCCAACCTGCGGCAACATTTAGGAGACTGGATTATGTCGTTACTATTGACAGGAGCGGATCATCAGCACTTGAGTGGTGGGTTAATTAATCGCAGGAAGATACAGTATGAAGACTTATAATAATTACACATGTTACTTATGCTCTGCATGCCGAACATACTCCGTTGTTCAGAATGTAGCGCTCACTCAGGGCAGAGAGAGTCCCTGGAAGACACGTTTTTGGGTTATGGTAAGGGAGCACGCTGCCCCTTAGAGCCGTCCAGTAGGCTTGTGCCCCAGGTAGATTGCCATCAGGAGGTGCGATCAAAGGCCTGGGCGTAGGCTGCCCCGATGACTTCTACAGCCCTCCCTTCAACTGCGGCAGTCGGGGTCCTCAGAGCGTCCCATCCCTCCTGCACCAAACATGCTGGAATGGCACCTGAGCCGCCCTGatgaggtgggggcagaggctgggaagcAGGGAGTTTATCATTAGCATCACTGTTAGTAAGTCCCTAAGCATTAGACAAAAATtaccacatattttatttcagtagCTGGGGGTTACTTGCAGTATCCGTTCTCATTAAAGGTCATTTTCCACGTGATAATATCGGACAGTACAAACGTTTTCGTGTGATAACTCATAGCCCACACACTGCTCCTCTCCGTTTCCAGTGACATCTGGTCCCTGGGCTGCACTCTGTACGAGCTCTGCACCCTGAAGCACCCGGTGAGTGTGGCGGGCGCCGTGGAAGGGGCCGCCGCTGGTCAGGTCCGGCTCATCGAGCGCCGTGTGCGCATGCGTCCGCGGACGAATGCGTCGTTTTGATGCGTTTCCGCTGCTTTCATCTTTGCCTTGAGTCACTTCTGGAGCATCAACGAATAGGAAATTTCCAGGATttaggtggggtttttttggattTAGTTTTTTATAGTTCTACATTtagcttcccttcccctcccttcctttttttttttttttttgctagtcttcatttttttttattttggcataatctgtataacttaaaatttaccatttgGACCATTTCCATTGGGAGACTCTAAAAATGCTAGTGCCCAGGCCACACCAGACTAATTAAATTAGCATCTCCGAGGGGTTCCTGggcattagcatttttaaaatggtgaTTCCAATGTGCGGCCCAAGTGGAAAACTGTTGTGTGCAAATcgagttactttttaaataaaagtaactttTCCGGCATCTGATTCATGAGTATGGTCTTCATGTCCCTGATTTTTCTTCTTGGTAAACTTTCATAtgtgtgttcttattttttttccagcaagaATAAGTACTAAGGAGCAGAGGgccctgaaaaaaaatttttttatttcacatgcaGTTTGTTCTGTCCCCTGTTTTAAGGCAAAAGTGGTTCTTAAGCTTTTAGGCAATACAGAAGAACCCAGGAAAATTGTTAAAAAGCCTCAGGGAGAGCAGAGTCAatcttatttttcatcatttgtcatttgttgatttttcctttttttacgtCTGCACGTGTATATTTTTATCAATAGGGTACTACACTTGCAAGTCAGAAGGCCAACCTGTTCTCACAGAGGTATCATCCAGGCTGAATCTAATGTTAATTCTAATACATTTATTATCCagtgaaaactttgaaaatgttactCTGGTGTGCCACTTGATAGCTGTTGTCCAGTTTCAGAAGTTAGTGGGAGGACAGGACAGGTGAAAAGGGTGTCACAGAGGACGTGTAAAACTGGAAAAGTCTCAAGTTCATTTTGCCTGGAagcaggcaggcctggggacTTCTGGGGAGGAGTGAAGCGAATGGACACTGCTCTGTGTAAGCCCTGAGTAtcatctgacttttaaaaaaatcatatatgagcttattttttaaagtgtatgagAAATATACATCTGCCAAAACCTTGATGATAAGGAATCAAGTACCCACAGACTGCAGTGATGGTAAGACTGTCTCTAGATGGGAAAGCCTTTTACTGGGTACtacttaagttttttattttcttctgaaccACCGTAAGATGTTGAATAGTATCCTAAGAAAAATAACCGGGCGGCAGATCACATTTATAACATTAGAGTGATTCCTGTGAACTCAGTTCAGCCGGTGTGTTCTTATTTCCATCCTCCTTCCTTGCATCTGCTCTTACAgttcaattttactttttagtttcaGGCAAAGAGTTGGAAAAGCCTTATCCTCAAAGTATGTCAGGGGTCCGTGAGCCCGCTGCCATCCCATTATTCCTATGAGCTTCAGCATCTCATCAAGCAGATGTTCAAAAggagccccgcccaccgcccctCCGCCACCACACTCCTCTCCAGCTGCGCAGTGGCCCGGCGCATCCCAAAGTGCCTCACCCCGGAGGTAGGCTTGCTTGCTACGTGCTGGGTGGCCCGGGTGCGGGTCCCAGGTGTCTGGGTGACCTGGGTGCGGGTCCCAGATGTCTGGGAAAGTGGTTCATTCTCTTTTAAACACAATCACATTATTGATACGTGTTTGTAAAAACGCAGATGCAGAGTgtataacaaaaacataaaacgTTAAAAGGtccttttccagccctggctggagtagctcagtggattgagcgtgggctgcggaccaaagtgtcgcaggttcgattcccagtcagggcacatgcctgggttgcagaccacggttcccagcaaccgcacattgatgtttctctctctctctcttcctccctcccttccctctctaaaaataaataaataaaatctttaagaaggtCCTTTTCCACTTCCCTTCCACAGGGCCCTTCCTCACATGTAATCACAGGTATAGTTTTGCATATCCTGTCAGGGTTTTTCCTGGACATGTATAAGTGTCTGTTGGTCTGTGTGTCCAGATTCTACAGTACgtattttaaatggcatttttacTCTTCAGCGGTGAATATTATTGTGGGGAAGGATGTTGGTGATTCAGTGTTGTGGCGAGTCTAAAGAAAAGGGTGTCTATCGCACATCTTTAAATTCTCTGCTTTCCGTTTTTAGATCATCGCAGAATATGGTGAGCAGGTGTTAGAAGAAACCAAGAAATCTAAGCATAGCATATCACGAAAGAAGGGTAAGAATTTtggaaagctttttcttttttttaaattaagtgttCTTCTGAAATGTAGTGTAACATAAAAGAAACATGTAGTTTACACATGATTAGAGACATTTTTCAGAAATCCCCCTCAGATCAAAAACCATTTTTTGTTACCGAGGACATAGTTCTGTACTGGGTCTTCCACATTTAGTTTGCCAGGGGTCAGAAAGCTTGGTGTGGAGACTTTAGCGATGTGGAGATTGTTCTCGATGTGGAGATTGTTCTCCGTGTCATTATTAGTGCTACGTTTACTTTGGTATGTTACAGGCAGTTAGAAGGCTTCTATGGGCTAGCCTAGGAATGTAGCTATGGAAACACACTATCAATCTTATCCGAAATTGTATCCCCAAGTTTCCAGAGAACCATCttgtaaagaaaatttttattttgtattttttaaaagattttatttatttatttttagagagggaagggagggagaaagagagagagagagaaacatcaatgtgcggttgctggaggtcatggcctgcaacccaggcacgtgccctgactgggaattgaacctgcgacactttggttcacagcccacactcaatccactgagcttcgccagcgaGGGCttgtaaagaaaatttttaaaacaagctttTACGACAATTGGAACTGGTCACATGCTAGCTGCCCGGAAGTTCATATGCATCTCCAGGCAGTCCTGAGCCCATTCCTAATGGGACGCTTTGTCTCCTTGGAAGTTGTCATCTctgaatgttttcaaagttctttctGTCCTTCGTCACTTGTCATTCGTGACTCAGACCTTCCACTTGGAAAGATCCAGCAAAGGCAGTGGTTATGACCCGAATAAGAGGGAAGGGTTAAGGGGTACAGAAGGTCACCCACGGAAGGGGCGTGCTGTGGAGCACCCACTGTTTGGTGACCATTCCCTTGTGCCACGCAGTACAAGAGTCACTTTCACAGCCGACTGTCGTCTTCAAGTTAAACATTCAGTGCTGTTTTTGGGAGAATGTGAACCTCTCTAGGGGTGTCAGCCCTCAGTCTTGTAACTCCGCCCTTTCCCCATGGCGTGCCAGGTAGCCCGTGACCTTGGTTTCGCTCATCCAGTATTTTAGTTCAGGAATGTCTTATTTACCcgtaaaaacagagagagaggtgtgGAATCATAAGAGCCTTCAGGAAAACTAGCGTTTGTTAGGCACCTCACCGTGAGAAGCGTGGCGTTCCGTGTGTGTCTGAGTCTCTCGGGGCTTCCTTCTTTTCCAGTGTGTGACATGGAAAGACACGCATGTGATTCTTAGACACTCACCGTAATGATTCGTTTTGCCTTTTCATCTGgatcttttcttcatttccttgacTGCGTAGACTGACTCGAAGAGCAGTGTTGTCCGGTCTGAGTTTGAAAGAGAGAAGCACTAAGTAGTTCGCACGCGGGTGAAGGTGAGCGAATGAAGGACTGTGCTCAGCGTCCCCTTTTGCGTTTTAGGACCCAAGTGCGAGCCCTTGCGGCCGAGGAAAGCCGGCCCAGCAAGTCCTCCCCGGCGCCAGTGGGAGAGAACCGCACCCGCGGCCGCGCTCGCCGCTCTGGGGGCTGCCTCCATCCTCGCCTCCAGCTTCCCCGCAGAGGACGACAGAGGTCAGGGGTCCGACTGTCATTTTCCAGTCTTGGTGTAATGGGCTAGGGGTTATCTCTTTTTTGGTACCACCCTGTGAAGGACACCTGGCGTCACACGGGTGAGTGAAGTAGGTTGTAGAAGAGAGTGCGATGGAATTCCTTTTGCTTGGAAGGTGATCTGGAAGGTATGTGctaaaaaccttttttatttGCCCCTGATGTTTACCTTTTCCCAACCAGGCGGCTCTGTCGTCAAGTACAGTGGAAACAGTGCCCGTAAGCAGTGGCTCAGAGAGCCCCCCGAAACGCTGCTGAACCTCCTGGAGAACGCTGACCTCGGCCTGGCCTTCCGGACGTACACCATACACAGACCAGGTGCTCCGTGTCTGTTGCATATCCGTGCAAaccctttgaatttttttttaaattgtggtaaaatctACATGACATAAAGTGTGCCATTGTGACCACTTTTAAGCATACAGTTCAGGGACCTTGGGGACATGGACAGTGTTGTGCGGCCATCACCGCCTCCTTCTCCAGAACTTTCCCCGTCTTCCCCAAGGACACTCCACCCACCACACGGGaactccccatcccccaccccccctcacaGAAGCCCTTTCACTTCCAAGCTATAATGTAACTCATAGGGTcgtatttttaggtttttttgaatGTTTGCTAGCTAGTCGTGAGCTATCATTAGACTTTCCCATAGAACTATGTTACTCCTTTTTGCTCGTGTGTTGCCATATTTTAATAAGCACATGACTGCTTTCTTTGCAGAGTAGCTCAGTTTTTCTGTGCAAATATACTGGCAGCCTCACAGTTCAGACGTCCTCATGGTAACACAGTCATGTGACTACCCAAAGATAACTTTCAGTGCTTTGATATGAGTTCTGACATTCGAGGGTTTTGATTGTATGCTGAATTCCTCCTCTCAAAGGAAGCAGTATGTTTAAATGTAATACACGCACAGCGATGCCTACGGGGCCTGCTTGGTGCCAGGGGCtctgccgggggctgggggacgCAGGAGACCCCACGGGAGACAGAGAACACAGCGTCGTCCCCTGGCAACCGGCAAGCTTTGCGAGGACTGGAGTCCAGCATGCAGGAAGCAAGTGAAAACTATTTAACCTCCCACGTTTTCTGTCACCGTTCCTCCGAAGGCTCAGAAGGGTTCTTGAAGGGTCCCCTGTCTGAAGAAACGGAAGCGTCAGATCATGTTGACGGGGGCGACGATGCTGTCGTTTGCGATCCGGAGAGGCTCGAGCCTCGACTGGATGAGGAGGACACGTACGTTGCGATGCACCTAGAAAAccttagttgtgtgtgtgtgtgtgtgtgtgtgtgtgagagagagagatttaaactATGCCTTAATAAGTTCAGGTTTCAGAGGAGCTGGttgtattattttacatcatAAATGAATCTTCGTACCCTGATCTTTTGTCGGGGATGGGTGACGGGTAACAGTAATTTAACTAAATTCCTGCCTGAGCCCTGTGTGTATCCTGGTTCGGCGTGGGCTtactactttttaatatattagagttttatgttgaaaatattgTAGAACCAGTGAAAGAAGTGATCTTTTGGAagaaataactcttttctttttctgtgttccaTTGCTTTGTGGaactcatttttcaaaaatgtaaatattggtATGGTGGTGTTCTGCTTTGAACCCACCAACAAATACTTACTGTGCCCCTAAGCTGGGGGCTTACTGTCCGTGTTGTTTCTTCACAGGGACTTTGAGGAGGAAGATGAGTTCGACTGGGTGTCAGAACTGAAGCAGCGAGCTGGCCGGCCAGGGGCGTCCGATGTCTGATGTCCGATGCCCAAGGAGAGTCCCGTGCCTCAGTCCCACTGAGTGTGTGTTTAAAGCAAGGAATTAATGTCTGGATAATATTCACTCACGGAAGGTAGATTCccttggaaacagaaaaaagtggggtgtggggaggactgTGAATATTTAAAACTGTTCCTGATTCGTATTATGAGGTTTGAAAAATCTGCAGTAAGGTGAACTGTGAACTTCTGTGCCActgaattttagcaaacattccATGAGACGATTGAAAGGCATGTCCCATGTTTGAAATGCAAACTCATAAACTCCGCGCTGGGATCACCTGTTTGCTTGCAGTGAATCTCATTTGAGAATGGGGACTTTTGgttcctaatttctttttttttttaagattttatttatttatttttagagagggatggggggggagaaaaacatcaatgtgcggttgctgggggttatggcctgcaacccaggcatgtaccctggctgggaatcgaacctgcgacactttggttcgcagcccgcgctcaatccactgagctatgccagccagggcttcattcctaatttcttgaaaaaatatttctgcagtAAGTCTTGGGTCTTCTTGAAGAAAGGTCATTATCAGCTCTGTGGTCAGTTTCCCACCGTTGATAAAAAAATCCATCAAAAACATCATGGTATAATTTACAAGGAAAAAGGTGGTTTTCCAAAGGCTGCAGGAACAGGAAAGAGATAGTGCTTCTTACTGGGATAAGCACAGACACTTAAAGCTAGTCCGACTGCAGGGGAGTCGGGTGCGGGGTTCGAACGCTCTGTAAAAGTGAACAGAAGGTACATCTCTACTTCTTCCGCTGGTGCACAAGTCACGTGGGAGGCCTGCGTGAAGGCTGCGCGGTTGTGGTTCGCTGGTCCGATGTCAGAGTTCCAAGTCCTTTTGTGTATCTGACCCAGGGATGTCCACCTCCAAGATCATTTCAGTTCGAAAACATGGAAATCAGGACAAAGACTCCATGTAACAAAGCACAAGGAGGTACTACTGGAAGTTAATGTCCTTGCACAGCtcactgagaaatttaaaaaattttgaaaac
It includes:
- the NEK3 gene encoding serine/threonine-protein kinase Nek3; protein product: MDGYTVLRVIGEGSFGRALLVQQESSPRTFAMKEIRLPKSSSETQNSRKEAVLLAKMKHPNVVAFEESFEAEGHLYIVMEYCDGGDLLQKIKHQKGRLFPEDTILNWFTQMCLGVNHIHKKRVLHRDIKSKNIFLTQNGKVKLGDFGSARLLSSPMAFACSYVGTPYYVPPEVWENMPYNNKSDIWSLGCTLYELCTLKHPFQAKSWKSLILKVCQGSVSPLPSHYSYELQHLIKQMFKRSPAHRPSATTLLSSCAVARRIPKCLTPEIIAEYGEQVLEETKKSKHSISRKKGKNFGKLFLFFKLSVLLKLQESLSQPTVVFKLNIQCCFWENVNLSRGVSPQSCNSALSPWRARTVLSVPFCVLGPKCEPLRPRKAGPASPPRRQWERTAPAAALAALGAASILASSFPAEDDRGGSVVKYSGNSARKQWLREPPETLLNLLENADLGLAFRTYTIHRPGSEGFLKGPLSEETEASDHVDGGDDAVVCDPERLEPRLDEEDTDFEEEDEFDWVSELKQRAGRPGASDV